The genome window TCACTTAAAAAGATACAGTAGATTTATCCACCCACTTTTTATTGAATAAATACAAATAAGAAGCAGATATGTTATCTTAATGGTATAAATAATTCTATAAATAGATCATTTAAATAGAGATACAAAAATATAACATTTCACCACTCTTTTCCTGGGGTATTATGTAGGTAGCACAATTGTCTCTGAAATGTGGTTTTATGTTCAATATTCATTTGAAAAGCAAGCAAGGAaactacatttgttttaaaaaaattgtgatttGTTGCAGCTATAATAATTTACTTGGATTAGCACTTAAAAAAGACTCTGGATTTTAGAGTCAGATTCAGGTTGATTTTTTCCCAAGGCTTTGATTCATGCTGGAGCTGGTCAAAATGGTTTGAagcttgaaattaaaaaaatgggGAGAAATTGATATCAAATGATGTAAATTTTTACCCTTTTATCCGCCCTCCCATGGATCTGGTTGAATTTTGAAATTTGAGATTTgggggaaaaatttaaaaaagtaattgtgtcccatcccccccttttttttggtcaGCTCTCTATGAATTTGGCTCTTTATCATGGTCTGACCCAATTCCAGTGAAATGAGTGGAAAGACTCTTTTCAGTGGaagttggatcaggccctttgttaAATTTAAGGTCCATGGAGACCATTAGCATGGCTGATTCTTCATGAGGTCTCCTTCTTCTGACTGGCTGCCTTCTCTTACTGCAGATAGTGGATGATGGGCCTCGCACAGGTACAGCCCACAGTGATGACTTGTTTCTCCAGCCGGTAGGTGGGCTGACAGGCTCTCTGCTCCCGTCGGAGAACAAGGATCTCGTGCTGGATGGGGATGGAGTTCATGCTGTAGTCCTCCTGCCCGGCGGAGTCCACACAGCTGTAATGGCGGCACTTGGCCTGAGAGATCACTTGCGGGAACCGGTTCGGATCGTTGTCAATGCTGTGAAGCAAGGTTCAAGATTGGTCAAACTGGAGGGATGACTGCAGCCCGAATCAGCAGGGCTTTCAGCTCAGGTGCTTAGCTCATTCCTGCTTGGTCATCACGCCACCCCAATTTATCCAGAGATACATGTTCCCCCTGCCTCATAGAATTAGCTTGTTCTGGTTGAATGTCTGAGCTCCTGCAATGCTCAGTGACTTAACGAGGCCATTTGTTTCCATGTGAGTTTGTGCCCGAATAAGGATTAATTAAAACCTCTTGAAGACTTCAGCATTGGCCCCAGTGCCTCAAAACCTCGAGGCCCCTTAACAGCCATggccaaactcccattgatttaaagGGTGTAGGATTGGGCCCTTGGGGATATTTGGCTGGACTCTCTGAGGCAGGATGTAGACTCAGATGTGTCAGGACAGAAGTGGGTCTGAAGAAAGAGCTGTGACAAACCCTGAAGCTAATTTGTTTTCTAACATTGGTGTTGAGTTGGACCCTCATTTTGCTTACAGCAAGGTTTCCTCTTAGCTGTATGGCAGCCCGGCCTAACAGCTGTTTAATGGGCCCGGCTCAGCCAAGGCCTCAGCGCTCTGGGTACGGAGCTGCCTGGTTGGGGGTGGAGCGCTTTTCCCTCAGTGACAAAGCCGCGAGTCTTTCCCAGCCGGTAGGGAGGGGACGTGTCCCTACAGACTaggagagactcactgctctgtcctcaggtggaagctgctgctgttgctaagGGAGAAGCACCCTTCCCCCATCCAGGTAGCTCTGTGCGTGAGTCCTGAACCCCTGACCGGCAGGGCCCATTAAGCAGCTGTATGGCCGTGCTGCCGCACAGTGAGGGAACTTTGGCCATGAATGGGGCTCTTATGAGCTACCATGCTACCAATATCtaattataattaataaatatCTGGTTGTCATTTTTGCATGAGGAATACGACCATCGGCATATGGGCTGGCAGGTCAAATTTAATGTTTCTGGATACATGGAGTGCAGCATTCCCCCTGTATTGCTAAGCAGAAGAGCCCGGTGCGTTTCCAGATGGTGGGGAACATGAACT of Pelodiscus sinensis isolate JC-2024 chromosome 3, ASM4963464v1, whole genome shotgun sequence contains these proteins:
- the LOC102463955 gene encoding interleukin-17F-like, with the translated sequence MLILGLSAKNSALGKAIRPGFNGERGAEEKKSDDCPPQKDSRFPLSVKVDISISSTQHATKVAHDISNRSVSPWDYSIDNDPNRFPQVISQAKCRHYSCVDSAGQEDYSMNSIPIQHEILVLRREQRACQPTYRLEKQVITVGCTCARPIIHYLQ